GATAACCATGGATGCAAATGCTTCCATAAACATGCCGATAATCAGAAGTGCAAACAGGATCAAAACCAGGACAATGTATTGATTGTCGGTTATCGCAAGTATGGCGCTTGATAGCAGCTGCGGAATCTGGTCAATAGCTAAGGTCCATCCAAGTACGTTACCCATTGCGATAATCAGCATGATGGCAGAGGTTAAGATACCAGTATCCAGCAAAACTTTCGGAAGATCCGACCACTTCAGAGACTTGTAGATAAACATCCCTGCGATAAATGCTACGAAGCACGCAATGGCACCGGATTCTGTCGGGGTGAAAATCCCAGTCAGGATTCCTCCCACGATAACCAGCGGAATAATCAGTGCGGGCAGTGCATAAACAACTGCTTTTACCACCTTACTAGGTTCCAGTTTCTCTTTATACTTTGGAAAGTTCTCCTTTCTTGCTGTAAGAAAGATGACAACCATGTAGCCAATTCCAAGAAGAATCCCAGGAACAATACCACCCATGAACAGTGCATTGACAGATGTTCCTGCCAGTACGGCATAGAGTATAAACGTGACACTTGGGGGAATGATCGGCCCGATGATAGCCGAACTGGCAATCAGGCTCGTGGAAAACTCCGGCGAATACTTATCTTTCACCATTTCAGGAACAAGCACGGAGCAGAGTATGGCGCAGACAGCATTGGCGGAGCCCAGAATAGCGGAGAGGAACATTGCTACCAATACAGCAGTATAGGCCAAGCCTCCTCTTTTATGTCCGATGCACTCTCTGGCCAGATCTACAAGCTTATCCGTCACTCTGCCGCGGTTCATTAGCTCCCCCGCCAGAACGAAAAATGGAATTGCCATTAAGCTGAAAGAGTTAATTCCAGAGAACATTCTTTGTATTGCTACGGGATAAAATGCTTCATTTCCCAAGATTAGAAGATGCGTTAGTCCCGTTGCTCCTAAGACAAACGCGATGGGCAGCCCGATGATGAGCAGAACCGCGAAGACAACCGCGATAAGGATTAGCATATCTCATCCCCCCTGTTCTTCAGATCCCGGATCCGATTCCCGATATTCTCAAAGGTAAAAACAACCATAAATAATACACCTGTTGGAATTGCAGCGTAGGGCAATACCATTGGAAGGCCTAAACCTGGGCTTTTCTGCAGCAGAACGGACGGACTCATCATATAGCTGTAACCCAATTTCAACAGTACAAAAAGAAATACCAATATAATGATGCTGTTTACAATATTCAAAATATCATTATTTCGTTTAGACAATTTGTTCTGCAAGAGGTCAAAGAAAACGAGATTTGCCTTTTTATAAGCAACGCTGCCCCCAATAAAGGTGCTGCTGACCAGCAGAAAGCGAACAAGTTCTTCTGCCCACTCAAAGGAGAGGCCGAAAAAATACCTTCTGAAGACTTCAAGCAAGGTTACCACAATCATGATTCCATAGCTTGCAATGACAAACCAAATCCCAACCCTTGCAATGATTGAGGAAATGTTTTTTATAATAGACATCAATTCACCACCTAAATTCAGACTGCCGAAGCATTTGTTACATTCCGGCAGCCTGCCACACGCGTATTGTTTACAGTCCTTTTGCCATATCAACAAAGTTCTTGATCAATGGATCTTTCGCTGAATACTCCTCAAGAATCGTCGATACCTTTTCTTTAAAAGGAGCTGTATCCACGTCAGTCAAAATTTCCACTTTGCTGTTCGCCTTAATATTTTCAACCGCTTTTGCATCGATGGAAGGCAGTTCTTCAAGCAGCTCAGTCATAGCTTCGCTTGCCGCTTCACTGATGATCTTCTGATCCTCAGCAGGCAGGGATTCAAATTTTGCCTGGCTCATAACACAGATCCCTGGGAAAGGAAATAAGCCCATCTCTGTTACGTTGGTCAGTACTTCATAATGCTTTTCCGAACTGATGGAAGTCAGATTAATTTCTTCACCGTCGATCACTTTTGTCTGCAGACCGGTATATACTTCACCGTAAGCCATAGGGGTTGGATTTCCACCTAATGTTGAGATTACATTCATAACAAGGTCGCTCTGAGTTGTTCTAAGTTTTAAGCCTTTCAGATCATCTGGTGTGGTAATCGGCTTCTTTGCGTTGGCCAGATGACGCATACCTCCCTCGAACACACCCAGACCTTTCATATTGAATTGTGCCAGAGAATCCATGATTGCACCCATTTCATCACTCTGCACAGCAACAAGTTCCTTATCATATGTATTGAGCATGAAGGGCAGCTGCAGCGTATCAATAACGGGAGTATACGCACTGAAAACAGGACCGGAAATAACGCCCATATCCAGTGTATTGTTCATAATCTGCTCCAGAAGCTCCCGATCATCTCCCAGTGCTCTCGCCGGATAGATCTCTACCGTGATTCTTCCGTTGCTCTTTTCCGCTACTTTTTCCGCGAACTTTTCAGCGCCGATGTGGAATGGGTGGGTCACCTGGGTAACATGCCCCAGATTCAGCTTGTAGGATTGTCCCTCTGCTCCTGTATTGTCTTGACTGTCATTATCGTTTTTGCTTCCGCCGCATGCCGTCATTGAGAGAACCAATGCAAGGATAAGCAGAATGCTCACCATTTTTTTCATTTTTCTTTCCTCCTCAGTATTATTATTATATCGTTTTACTTCCGTGCCAGAGCCATCCAATTTTTGCCGTTTCTCCTATGGAACAAACCTATTAAGAACCTTTCAAAATACAACGCTTCAGAGATTTGATTTTATCATTTTAACAACCTGAAGCAGTTGGTTTTTTAACATGTTTAGATCGGTATCCCAAACGATAAATCGTACATCGTTTTCCAAGCAGAATTTCAGTTTTTCTTCACTGTTAATGAGCGTACCCATCATCTTTCCGTGGCGTTGTGCTGCATTCTTTATCGTAAAAAATGCCTCTGAAAGCCCGCCGTTTATAATGTCGCTGTCGCATCCCAGGGAGTAGGACAAATCAGCAGGTCCCAGGAACAGCAGATCTACTCCGTCCGTCGCCGCAATCCGGTCGACACGTTCCAAGGCTTCCTTTGTTTCTATATGTACATTGATTAACACATCATGATTTGCGGCATCCACATACGCTTTTTGATCGCAGAAGCCATACTGGCTCGCCCTGTGAGAGAAGGTAATTCCCCTGGAGCCTATGGGCTGATATTTGCATAAGGATACGATGGTGGCCGCATCAGTCTCGTCATAAAGCTGTGGAGCCTGAATACCATCAGATCCCAGATCCAAAGAGTACTGAAGACTGCTTCTTGTAAAGTCAGGAGGCCGCACCACAACCTTCATTCCCATACCCTGCGCAATAGCAGCCAGACTTTTCACCTGCCCGTAGGTAAAGGGAGAATGCTCGGTATCCACGAGTATGAAGTCAAACCCAGCCAGCCCTATCATTTCAACTATTTCAGGACTCGTGGTCTTAACAAACGTACCAAATAAGGGCTTCTCCTGAATCAGTGTTTTCATCCCTATCATTTCTGTGCCTCTTATTCCTCTACGTATTCGGGTCTTTTGGGTGTGAAAACATCCATATTCACCACATCTTTGTCTCCCACAACCTGAAGATAATGCTCCACATTCGGCGGAATTACCACAAAGCCTCCCTCAGAAAGCTTTACGACTTCATCACCCACATGAAATTCCGCTTCTCCCTCAAGGATCAACGCAATCTGCTCGTGGATGTGGCTGTGAGGCATTGGCGTATGGCCGGGTTTAAAATAGTTTGTCGCTAGAGTAGCGCCTTCCCCTGTAAATGCCTTCCTTGATACACCCTCTCGCAGTGCTGTTAATTTTAAATCCTTCCAATTTCCGCTATGTACCATTGATTTCCTCCTTTAAATTCCCATGATTTTAGATGGGTTCACCTTCATCATCGTCTCAAGCTCCTGAATTGAAAACCCATTCTCTAGCAATAACTGTGCAAAATGCTTCAGACCCTCCACCGGATGTGGGTTGCCCACTTGTCCGTAATCGGAAGCTAAGGTTACATGATCTACGCCTATGGCTCTAATGGCGGATACGGTCTGTGAGACCTCCGCATTGCAGATGGTCGACAGAGGGTCGCATGTGCAGGCACCAAATTCCATAAAAACACCTTTGGATCCCCAGTCTTTCATCGTTTCAATGTCTGCATTGATCATATACGTCGGATGATTGACCACAATTCTGCTGATCCCAAGTTCCAATGCCTTCTCCACGATGGCACTGATTTCTTTGCAGCTTCCGTGACCAGCACCCAGAACAACACTCTCATCCTTGGCAATCACTCTTAGTACCTCAACCACATCATTGGTCAATTCTCCGGTGTCCCCAAGGAGCGGAATATAATCTCTGTGGCTGGTTTCGATCTTTTTCTTAGAAGCAGGAAACTTGAGTCCCCCCTTTTCATGTTCTACATGATGGTTCTCTGTGGAGATCGTTGGCATCCAAACCATCTTGACACCCATATTGATGGCCGTTTCTACTGCCGCTTTGTTCAGCCCGCCAACTTCATGATTGAGAACGATGCTGGAAGCAATGTGAAGAGAGTCCTTTTCCTTTAAACTTTTTCTAGCCAACTCTGCTGAAGCCATGCTTGGAAACTGATGATCCTTAACAAGGATTGCTTTCATCCCTGCTGCTTCTGCTTCTAACGCACCATCTACCACATCCAGCGCGCGCGGGATGACGGATGGTCCCAGGTGCTGATGCATATCCACTGCACCAACCAATAATTCATCGATAACTGACATTTTTTCCTCCTTTTATTTCGAGCTTCTTCTATATGATTTCCCACTCACCCCCTAATGAAACGTGAATCAATTTAGCGCGTTTCCTAAATACAGAAATTGAGACAAATAGCCAATTTATCATACTTGCCAACATTTGATATTTTATCAAATAAGTTGCAAAAATAACGCCGGAGTTTCTCCGGCTCTCATTTGATATTTTATCAAATGAGATTTAAAAAATAAAGCTTGGCATTGATCGGAACCTGCATTTGATATTATATCAAATGCAGGTTCCGATAATAAGCTATGACTTATTATCAATTAATTCGATTAATTCTTTGAACGCATTTACTTTATGATTTCGGACAATCCGCTGAACCTCTTCTGCATCGCGATCCTTGATTGCCTGCAGCCAGAGCTGATGTTCTTTAAAGGAATTCTGCAGCCTGTCGTTAACTTTGCTAAATATTAATTTTGACACTTCTGATCTGCTCCATAATTCTGTAGCAAGTTCGCTAATATATGGATAGGGATTTCTCGCATAAATCATGTTATGAAAATCTTTATTTAATTTTTCATAAGCGATTTTGTCGCCTTCCTCTATTTGCTTTTTCATTTCACTAAGCAAACCTTCCAGCTTTTCAATTAGTACGTCATCAATATGCGGCACAGCCAGCTTCGCTACCAAAGGTTCAATCTCGGTTCTAAGCAAAATAATCTCCTTTATTTTGTTGAAGTCCATTGCCGTCACTCTGGCACCGATGTGCGGTTCCATCTGCACATACCCATATTTTTCGAGCTTAGTGATTGCTTCTCTGACGGGCATAGGACTGACTTTATACTTTGCAGTCACATCTGCAATGACAATTCGTTCGCCTGCCTTCAGATTTCCGTCAATGATGTCATCCTTGAGCATCTGATAAATATATTCTGCTTTTGTCAAATAAATCATGTCCAACAACCCTTTTCTCTCTATATTTGATAAAATATCAAATCCTCGTTTATCATATCATCTATTATTTGGTCTTGTCAAGATAAAATAACGATTAAAATCAGAAACTCTCCGCAGAAGTTGCGGAGAGTTTCCTCTATTTAAAATTAGAATTTTCAGCCGGTGGAAGCTTACATCATGCCGGGCATTCCGCCGCCCATTGGAGGCATCATCGGTTCATCCTTCTTGATATCTACGATGCCTGCTTCTGTAGTAAGAAGCATTGCGGATGCGGATGCAGCATTCTGAAGCGCGGATCTTGTAACCTTTGCAGGGTCAACGATACCAGCCTTGATCATATCTTCATATACCTCTGTGGATGCGTTGAAGCCTACACCCTTGTCGCTGCTCTTCACTTTAGCTACAACAACGGAACCTTCAAATCCAGCATTTTCAGCAATCTGTCTTACGGGTTCTTCCAGCGCTCTAACGATGATGGTAGCACCTGTCTTTTCATCACCGGTAAGACCGGAAACGTAGTTTTCTACAGCAGGAATTGCGTTTGCAAGAGCAACGCCTCCTCCCGATACGATACCTTCTTCAACAGCAGCTCTTGTTGCGTTGAGAGCGTCTTCGATTCTCAGCTTTCTTTCTTTCAGTTCGGTTTCTGTAGCAGCACCAACCTGGATAACAGCTACGCCGCCGGACAGCTTCGCAAGTCTCTCCTGAAGCTTTTCCCGATCAAAATCAGAAGTGGTTTCTTCAATCTGAGCCTTGATCTGAGAAATTCTTGCCTGGATTTCTTTTGCATCTCCAGCTCCGTCTACGATGACGGTGTTCTCTTTATTTACCTTTACAGTGTTCGCAGTACCCAGCATGCTGAGGTTTGCTTCCTTCAGATCATATCCCAGCTCCTCGGAGATTACCTGACCGCCTGTCAGTGCTGCGATATCGGCAAGCATAGCCTTTCTTCTGTCGCCGAAGCCGGGTGCTTTTACTGCTACGCAGTCAAAGGTTCCTCTCAGCTTATTGACAACGAGCGTAGCCAGTGCTTCGCCTTCTACGTCTTCAGCAATGATAAGGAGCTTTCTGCCCTGCTGTACGATCTGCTCAAGGATCGGAAGCAGCTCCTGGATATTGGAGATTTTCTTGTCTGTGATCAGAATATAAGGATTGGAAATTACAGCTTCCATTTTTTCTGCGTCGTTGACCATGTAAGCGGACAGATATCCTCTGTCAAACTGCATTCCTTCTACGACTTCCAGCGTAGTACCCATGGACTTCGATTCTTCAACGGTGATAACGCCGTCTTTTCCGACCTTTTCCATAGCTTCGGCAATCAGTCCGCCAATTTCTTCATCGCCTGCGGATACGGATGCAACCTGAGCGATCTTTTCTTTGGTCTCTATCTTGTGAGCGATGCTCTTGATTTCTTCAACAGCTACCTCTACAGCACCTTTGATACCCTTCTTCAGGATCATAGGATTTGCTCCGGCTGCAACGTTTTTGAAACCTTCCCTGATGATGATCTGTGCAAGAAGTGTAGCGGTTGTAGTACCGTCTCCTGCAACATCATTGGTCTTTGTTGCAACTTCCTTAACAAGCTGAGCGCCCATGTTTTCAAAAGCATCTTCAAGCTCGAATTCCTTTGCGATGGTAACACCATCATTGGTGATCAGAGGTGATCCGAATTTCTTTTCAATCAGAACGTTTCTGCCTTTAGGTCCAAGGGTGATTTTTACTGTATTGGCAAGCTGATCTACCCCAGCCTGCAATTTTCTTCTGGCGTCTTCGCCATAGTTAATTTCCTTTGCCATAGTCTCTATCTTCCTTTCGTTTCATGTTGTTATCGATTCTCATCGATTTTGTTTCAATTCTCTTTTCCAATTTCTGTATGTCTGATTCTTACATTACTGTAAGTTGCATACAGTGCGGGTAACCCGCTGTTTTCTATCCTACGATAGCGAGAATGTCTCTCTGAGATAAGATGGTATAGTCATCACCTTCATATTTGATTTCTGTTCCGGCATATTTTGAAAAGATTACGGTATCACCGGGTTTTACTTCCATAGGAACGATCTTTCCATCTTCTACTGCTCCGGGACCTACTGCTATGATCTCTGCCATCTGTGGCTGCTCTTTTGCCTGACCTGGCAGTACGATGCCGCTCTTGGTCTTCTCCTCAGCCTCTAATCTTTTAATAACAACTCTGTCACCTAATGGTTTAATGTTCATTCTTTCAATCTCCTCTCCTTGTTATTTGTGCACAAATTTTTATTTTCTCATCTGATATTCAGCGGCTTCACCGCAATAAAATCAATGATCTAACGGTTCCTTCCCCTTTCGGATCTACGAACAAAGCCTTCGGAACAATTCTATCATATCATTGTTGTCTTGTTAGCACTCGATATAAGTGAGTGCTAACTCTAATTTAATACGATACCATCAAATTGTCAATAGGTTTTTGCTAAAAATTTCAATAATACCTCTAAAAAAGTTATGCCTCGCTCACAGCCCTCACCGCTAAAAAACCGGGGCAGCTACTTCAGTATGGTTTGGTAGAATTCAACGACATAGGGTTCCGCTGCAAGGAACAGCCATGGCAGAAAAATTGCCGGGATCATATTGGCAACTTTGATCTCCCTAATTTCAAGAAAATTAAAGCCCAGCGCCGCAATCAACAAGCTTCCCACAGCCGACATCTCCGTTATAATCTCAGTGGTAAGCAGATCCTTAATAAAACCTGCACCTAATGCGATCAGTCCTTCATAAAGAAATACCGGTACTGCTGAAAACACAACTCCGATTCCCATGGTTGATGCAAAAACGATGGAGATAACTCCGTCGAGAATTGACTTTGCAAAGAGCATTTCATGATTGCCCTGAAGACCGCTTTGAAGCGCTCCTACGATGGCCATAGAGCCGGTGCAAAACAGGATGCTGGCCGTTACAAAGCCCTTTGCGAAGTTACCCTCGCTGAAACCCAATTTTCGCTCTGCCCATATTCCCAGCCGATTCATCCCTTTGTCAATATTGATCCATTCTCCGAGGATGCTCCCTAAGACAAGGCTCATAATGAGCAGCATCACCCTTTGGTTATCCAACGCACCGGAGATTCCTATGTAAATAATAGAAAGGCCTATGGCCTTTTTGATGATCTCTGCAAACCGATCGGGGAGACCCTTGATCATATATTTTCCCGCCAAGGCACAGATTACAATGACAACTCCGTTTACCGCCGGTCCTAACATGCTTCTTCTCCTCCTGACAATCCTTCTGAATCTTTTTTACTCATTTCTCTGGCATAGTAAAAGAGATATTGTTGTGCGATTCCTCCAAGCTCACCGAAATGCTTCACTGCGTAGTCCTGCATTTTCCCAGTATTGTTTTCCTCGATCCCATACACCTGATGCATGACTCTTTTAATCCAGACATCCAGCGGAAAGCTGGCGTACTTTCTCAGGCCAAAGAGCATGATGCAGTTTGCGACCTTTGGTCCCACTCCGCTAAGGCTGATCAGATACTCATATGCCTCTTCGGGATCAGCCGATACCATGCGACCCAGCGCTGCACCTCCATCTGCTGCTACCATATTTGCAGTTTCAGCAATATACTTAGCGCGATAGCCCAGTTTGCAGGAATCCAGATCCTCGGGTGCAAGTCCCGCCAGATCTTCCGGCATGGGAAAGGCATAATAGTCCCGACCGCGATAATTTCCGATCATTCTGCCATGATGAGCACAAAGCCCCTCAACGCATTTTTTAATCCTGGGAATATTGTTGTTCTGAGATATAATAAAGGAAATCACTGTTTCCCATGGGTCTTGTTTCAGAATCCGCATTCCTCCGCCGAACTCAATTGCCTTCCTCATTTTAGGATCATGCTCGGAAAGAAAGCGTTTTACTGCTTCGTAATCACGGTTTAAATCCAGATAGTCCTCCCAGATCTCCAAATAGTCTTCCTTCGTAACGTTGTTTAGGATCAGCGCACCATCAGCAGCTTCTATGTTCACGATCTTGCCAAAGGCAACGCCGGTGTAGCTTCCATCGGTTTCTTTATTCCAACGAAAACATTGCCCGTTATCAAAGGTATGATCCGGATGAAAGCCGCAAACCCCATGAAGGATCATCCTGTTATTATCTTCTATAATTTTCATTTTTATTCCATCTTTCTTCTTTGCTTTGGTGCAGACAGCCTGCCAACTAACTGACTGCCCACCGCACAGAACCCTTATCTCAGTCCCTTAATCTCAATATCCACAGCTCTGATATGAAAAGCAGTCATGGTTTCCACCATCTTTACCACCGTTCTCTGCAGCTCCTTGGCCACATCAACAATACGAACACCAAACTTACAGATCAGATATATCGTTATCTTCAGACCTTCTGCATTATTTTCAATGGAAACCTTCGTTACCGAATCCACACCTGCCATTTTCTTTCCGATATAGTACACCACATCACCGATCACCTTGTCAGAGATGGCATAATCCCCCAAGTAGCTGTAGGTTGGACGCACAACAGTTCGCTCTGAAATGGAGGCTTTACCGCCTCTCCACCCCCTGATAATGCGAAGGGGATCGAGAAAATATCCAGAGAACTCCCGCTTCAGCTGAAAGGTCGGTACCGGTATAATATGCTTGCCCAGTTCCTGTCTCTGCGTCCTTGCAGTGGCGCGCTCTTCATCGGTGGTTATCTGCTCGATC
This genomic window from Clostridiales bacterium contains:
- a CDS encoding TRAP transporter large permease; this translates as MLIAVVFAVLLIIGLPIAFVLGATGLTHLLILGNEAFYPVAIQRMFSGINSFSLMAIPFFVLAGELMNRGRVTDKLVDLARECIGHKRGGLAYTAVLVAMFLSAILGSANAVCAILCSVLVPEMVKDKYSPEFSTSLIASSAIIGPIIPPSVTFILYAVLAGTSVNALFMGGIVPGILLGIGYMVVIFLTARKENFPKYKEKLEPSKVVKAVVYALPALIIPLVIVGGILTGIFTPTESGAIACFVAFIAGMFIYKSLKWSDLPKVLLDTGILTSAIMLIIAMGNVLGWTLAIDQIPQLLSSAILAITDNQYIVLVLILFALLIIGMFMEAFASMVIFVPVFAPLALAVGINDVHFGIVFSLMISVALITPPVGMCLFVSSNITGVPLGKLSRSIVPFVVVSFIVVLLIAFIPKLVLFLPEMLL
- a CDS encoding TRAP transporter small permease yields the protein MSIIKNISSIIARVGIWFVIASYGIMIVVTLLEVFRRYFFGLSFEWAEELVRFLLVSSTFIGGSVAYKKANLVFFDLLQNKLSKRNNDILNIVNSIIILVFLFVLLKLGYSYMMSPSVLLQKSPGLGLPMVLPYAAIPTGVLFMVVFTFENIGNRIRDLKNRGDEIC
- a CDS encoding TRAP transporter substrate-binding protein, whose amino-acid sequence is MKKMVSILLILALVLSMTACGGSKNDNDSQDNTGAEGQSYKLNLGHVTQVTHPFHIGAEKFAEKVAEKSNGRITVEIYPARALGDDRELLEQIMNNTLDMGVISGPVFSAYTPVIDTLQLPFMLNTYDKELVAVQSDEMGAIMDSLAQFNMKGLGVFEGGMRHLANAKKPITTPDDLKGLKLRTTQSDLVMNVISTLGGNPTPMAYGEVYTGLQTKVIDGEEINLTSISSEKHYEVLTNVTEMGLFPFPGICVMSQAKFESLPAEDQKIISEAASEAMTELLEELPSIDAKAVENIKANSKVEILTDVDTAPFKEKVSTILEEYSAKDPLIKNFVDMAKGL
- a CDS encoding cupin domain-containing protein → MVHSGNWKDLKLTALREGVSRKAFTGEGATLATNYFKPGHTPMPHSHIHEQIALILEGEAEFHVGDEVVKLSEGGFVVIPPNVEHYLQVVGDKDVVNMDVFTPKRPEYVEE
- a CDS encoding GntR family transcriptional regulator codes for the protein MIYLTKAEYIYQMLKDDIIDGNLKAGERIVIADVTAKYKVSPMPVREAITKLEKYGYVQMEPHIGARVTAMDFNKIKEIILLRTEIEPLVAKLAVPHIDDVLIEKLEGLLSEMKKQIEEGDKIAYEKLNKDFHNMIYARNPYPYISELATELWSRSEVSKLIFSKVNDRLQNSFKEHQLWLQAIKDRDAEEVQRIVRNHKVNAFKELIELIDNKS
- the groL gene encoding chaperonin GroEL yields the protein MAKEINYGEDARRKLQAGVDQLANTVKITLGPKGRNVLIEKKFGSPLITNDGVTIAKEFELEDAFENMGAQLVKEVATKTNDVAGDGTTTATLLAQIIIREGFKNVAAGANPMILKKGIKGAVEVAVEEIKSIAHKIETKEKIAQVASVSAGDEEIGGLIAEAMEKVGKDGVITVEESKSMGTTLEVVEGMQFDRGYLSAYMVNDAEKMEAVISNPYILITDKKISNIQELLPILEQIVQQGRKLLIIAEDVEGEALATLVVNKLRGTFDCVAVKAPGFGDRRKAMLADIAALTGGQVISEELGYDLKEANLSMLGTANTVKVNKENTVIVDGAGDAKEIQARISQIKAQIEETTSDFDREKLQERLAKLSGGVAVIQVGAATETELKERKLRIEDALNATRAAVEEGIVSGGGVALANAIPAVENYVSGLTGDEKTGATIIVRALEEPVRQIAENAGFEGSVVVAKVKSSDKGVGFNASTEVYEDMIKAGIVDPAKVTRSALQNAASASAMLLTTEAGIVDIKKDEPMMPPMGGGMPGMM
- a CDS encoding co-chaperone GroES, which produces MNIKPLGDRVVIKRLEAEEKTKSGIVLPGQAKEQPQMAEIIAVGPGAVEDGKIVPMEVKPGDTVIFSKYAGTEIKYEGDDYTILSQRDILAIVG
- a CDS encoding DUF554 domain-containing protein, encoding MLGPAVNGVVIVICALAGKYMIKGLPDRFAEIIKKAIGLSIIYIGISGALDNQRVMLLIMSLVLGSILGEWINIDKGMNRLGIWAERKLGFSEGNFAKGFVTASILFCTGSMAIVGALQSGLQGNHEMLFAKSILDGVISIVFASTMGIGVVFSAVPVFLYEGLIALGAGFIKDLLTTEIITEMSAVGSLLIAALGFNFLEIREIKVANMIPAIFLPWLFLAAEPYVVEFYQTILK
- a CDS encoding 8-oxoguanine DNA glycosylase, which gives rise to MKIIEDNNRMILHGVCGFHPDHTFDNGQCFRWNKETDGSYTGVAFGKIVNIEAADGALILNNVTKEDYLEIWEDYLDLNRDYEAVKRFLSEHDPKMRKAIEFGGGMRILKQDPWETVISFIISQNNNIPRIKKCVEGLCAHHGRMIGNYRGRDYYAFPMPEDLAGLAPEDLDSCKLGYRAKYIAETANMVAADGGAALGRMVSADPEEAYEYLISLSGVGPKVANCIMLFGLRKYASFPLDVWIKRVMHQVYGIEENNTGKMQDYAVKHFGELGGIAQQYLFYYAREMSKKDSEGLSGGEEAC
- a CDS encoding Asp23/Gls24 family envelope stress response protein, translated to MNVYGLVGKSGTGKSYQAMNLCRAMNIESFIDDGLFICGNAILEGVSAKRQNTKIAAIKTALFTDEEHRKAVAQKLKETAPASLLILGTSEKMIYRIAERLELPVPEKIVRIEQITTDEERATARTQRQELGKHIIPVPTFQLKREFSGYFLDPLRIIRGWRGGKASISERTVVRPTYSYLGDYAISDKVIGDVVYYIGKKMAGVDSVTKVSIENNAEGLKITIYLICKFGVRIVDVAKELQRTVVKMVETMTAFHIRAVDIEIKGLR